The sequence below is a genomic window from Streptomyces sp. NBC_00582.
GAAACTCTCTCGTTCGAGTGAAATTCGGGCAAGCGTCGGACACCGGATGACCACTCCCGATAACGTTGCCGCACACCTTTCACCGCATCCCCTGCCACACCACACGTGACGCGAGGATCCACGCTGCCTGCGCACCGTCTTCCCCACCTCACCGGCCGCCTTCCCATACCGGCGCAGACCCGGACACCCCCGGCCACCCAGGTGGAGAAATTCAACGCCGCCCCCGTCGAAGAGGCCCTCGACGCCCTCCTGTCCTGCCTGCACAGCCTCTGCTGGGCCCGCAGGATCGCGGACCACCGCCCCTACCCCACGGTCGAGGCCCTCCTGGCCGCATCCGACGAGGCGACCTACGACCTGACAGCACCGGACCTGGCCGAAGCCCTGACGGCGGAGTCCCTGCCCACCCTCCCCGAGGGCACCTACGAGGCCGCCCACACCGCTCTCGACGCGGCCCACGCCGCCTACGAGGCCCGCTTCGGCCACGTCTTCGTCATCTGCCTCGACGAGGTCCCCCCGAAGGAAGCCCTGGACTTCGCCCTGGAAAGCATCCGGTCACGATTGACAAACGATCCGGAGGACGAACGGGTAGTGGCGGCGGAAGAACTCCGGCGCCTGGCAAGGGGCCGGCTCATGTCCCACCTGAGGGGCGCGGGGCTGTAGTCCGATATGCGGCTACCGCCGCGTGGGCGCGACCAGCCACAACGAACCCGCACCCGGCACATAACGGCACACCTCCCGACATACGCCGCACCGCTCACCCATCCGCGTGCCACTTTGATCACACCGGTAGGCCCGCTGTAAGCCCAGCGCCGCGGCGTGGCTACGATGCTGGGGGCCGGTGGACCGTACCCGGCCGGGCCCGTCCGACAGCACAAGCCGGCAGGCCCCAATCCCCGCTCCCGGAGGGTCTTCCGTGCCGGCTGGAACGCTGTACCGCGGCCGGGAAGGAATGTGGTCCTGGGTGGCTCATCGAGTCACCGGCGTCCTCATCTTCTTCTTCCTGTTCGTACACGTGCTGGACACCGCTCTCGTCCGTGTCTCACCCGAGGACTACGACAAGGTCGTGGCCACGTACAAGACGCCGATCGTCGCGCTGCTGGAGTACGGCCTCGTCGCCGCCATCCTCTTCCACGCGCTCAACGGCCTGCGTGTCATCGCCGTCGACTTCTGGTCGAAGGGCCCGCGCTACCAGAAGCAGATGCTCTGGACCGTCGTAGGCGTCTGGGTCGTGCTGATGCTCGGGGCGATCTACCCCGTCCTCGGCCACGCCGCTCGTGAACTGTTCGGGAGCTGACACCGATGGCCACCACTGAAACCTCCGCGTCCGGGATCGGCCCCGTCGAGGGCGGCTCGCTCTACACCGTCGACAACCCGGCGCCCCTCATCGAGGCCCCGCGCAAGCGCACCAAGAAGTCGCCCAGGTCCACCCGGGGCAACTTCGAGATGGCCGCCTGGCTGTTCATGCGGCTGTCCGGCATCGTGCTGGTCGTCCTGGTCATCGGCCACCTGCTGATCCAGCTCGTACTGGACGGCGGCGTGTCGAAGATCGGCTTCGCGTTCGTGGCCGGTCGCTGGGCGTCCCCGTTCTGGCAGGTCTGGGACCTGCTCATGCTGTGGCTCGCGATGCTGCACGGCGCGAACGGCCTGCGCACGGTCATCAACGACTACGCGGAGCGCGCGAACACCCGGCTGTGGCTGAAGGGCCTGCTCTACACGGCCACGGTGTTCACCATCCTGCTGGGCACGCTGGTGATCTTCACCTTCGACCCGAACATCCGCTAGGCACGGGGTTACGAGACTCATGAAGATCCACAAGTACGACACGGTCATCGTCGGCGCCGGCGGCGCGGGCATGCGCGCGGCCATCGAGTCGACGAAGCGCAGCCGCACCGCGGTGCTCACCAAGCTCTACCCCACCCGCTCCCACACGGGCGCCGCGCAGGGCGGCATGGCCGCCGCGCTGGCCAACGTGGAGGAGGACAACTGGGAGTGGCACACCTTCGACACGGTCAAGGGCGGTGACTACCTGGTCGACCAGGACGCCGCCGAGATCCTGGCGAAGGAGGCCATCGACTCCGTCCTCGACCTGGAGAAGATGGGCCTGCCGTTCAACCGCACCCCGGACGGCACCATCGACCAGCGCCGCTTCGGCGGTCACAGCCGCAACCACGGCGAGGCCCCGGTCCGCCGCTCCTGCTACGCGGCCGACCGCACCGGCCACATGATCCTCCAGACGCTGTACCAGAACTGCGTGAAGGAGGGCGTGGAGTTCTTCAACGAGTTCTACGTCCTCGACCAGCTCATCACCGAAGAGGACGGCGTCAAGAAGTCCGCCGGTGTGGTCGCCTACGAGCTGGCCACCGGTGAGATCCACGTCTTCCAGGCGAAGGCCGTCATCTACGCCTCCGGCGGCTGCGGCAAGTTCTTCAAGGTGACGTCGAACGCGCACACGCTGACCGGTGACGGCCAGGCGGCGGTCTACCGCCGTGGCCTGCCGCTGGAGGACATGGAGTTCTTCCAGTTCCACCCGACCGGCATCTGGCGCATGGGCATCCTGCTGACGGAGGGCGCCCGCGGTGAGGGCGGCATCCTCCGCAACAAGGACGGCGAGCGCTTCATGGAGAAGTACGCGCCGGTCATGAAGGACCTCGCGTCCCGTGACGTCGTCTCCCGCTCCATCTACACGGAGATCCGCGAGGGCCGTGGCTGCGGTCCCGAGGGCGACCACGTCTACCTGGACCTGACGCACCTCCCGCCGGAGCAGCTCGACGCCAAGCTGCCGGACATCACCGAGTTCGCGCGGACCTACCTCGGTATCGAGCCGTACACGGACCCGATCCCGATCCAGCCCACCGCGCACTACGCCATGGGCGGCATCCCGACCAACGTCGAGGGTGAGGTCCTGGCGGACAACACCACGGTCGTCCCGGGCCTGTACGCGGCCGGCGAGGTCGCGTGCGTGTCGGTGCACGGCGCGAACCGCCTCGGCACGAACTCGCTGCTGGACATCAACGTGTTCGGCCGCCGGGCCGGCATCGCGGCGGCGGAGTACAGCCAGAAGACCGCGACGTTCGTCGAGCTGCCGGAGAACCCGGCGCAGCTCGTCGTGGACCAGATCGAGCGGCTGCGCACCTCCACGGGCACCGAGCGGGTGGCGACCCTCCGCAAGGAGCTCCAGGAGACCATGGACGCCAACGTCATGGTGTTCCGCACCGAGCAGACGATCAAGACGGCGGTCGAGAAGATCGCGGAGCTGCGCGAGCGCTACAAGAACGTGTCGATCCAGGACAAGGGCAAGCGGTTCAACACCGACCTCCTGGAAGCGATCGAGCTCGGCAACCTTCTGGACCTCGCCGAGGTCATGGCGGTCTCGGCGCTGGCCCGCAAGGAGTCCCGCGGCGGTCACTACCGCGAGGACTACCCCAACCGTGACGACGTCAACTTCATGCGTCACACCATGGCGTACCGCGAGGTCGGCGCCGACGGCACCGACTCCGTCCGTCTCGACTACAAGCCGGTCGTCCAGACCCGCTACCAGCCGATGGAGCGTAAGTACTGATGGCAACCCCTGTTCTGGACAAGGTCGAGGCGGAGTCGGCCGCGTCCCCGTACATCACGGTCACCTTCCGGATCCGCCGGTTCAACCCCGAGGTCTCGGCCGAGGCGGTCTGGGAGGACTTCCAGCTCGAGATCGATCCGAAGGAGCGCGTCCTCGACGGCCTCCACAAGATCAAGTGGGAGCTGGACGGCACCCTGACGTTCCGCCGTTCCTGCGCCCACGGCATCTGCGGCTCGGACGCGATGCGGATCAACGGCAAGAACCGTCTCGCGTGCAAGACGCTGATCAAGGACATCAACCCCGAGAAGCCGATCACGGTCGAGGCCATAAAGGGCCTGACGGTCCTGAAGGACCTGGTCGTCGACATGGAGCCGTTCTTCCAGGCGTACCGGGACGTGATGCCCTTCCTGATCACGAAGGACACCAACGAGCCCACCCGTGAGCGTCTGCAGTCGGCGGAGGACCGGGAGCGCTTCGACGACACCACGAAGTGCATCCTGTGCGCCGCGTGCACCTCGTCCTGCCCGGTCTTCTGGAACGACGGCCAGTACTTCGGTCCGGCGGCCATCGTCAACGCGCACCGCTTCATCTTCGACTCGCGTGACGA
It includes:
- the sdhC gene encoding succinate dehydrogenase, cytochrome b556 subunit, with amino-acid sequence MPAGTLYRGREGMWSWVAHRVTGVLIFFFLFVHVLDTALVRVSPEDYDKVVATYKTPIVALLEYGLVAAILFHALNGLRVIAVDFWSKGPRYQKQMLWTVVGVWVVLMLGAIYPVLGHAARELFGS
- a CDS encoding succinate dehydrogenase hydrophobic membrane anchor subunit, which gives rise to MATTETSASGIGPVEGGSLYTVDNPAPLIEAPRKRTKKSPRSTRGNFEMAAWLFMRLSGIVLVVLVIGHLLIQLVLDGGVSKIGFAFVAGRWASPFWQVWDLLMLWLAMLHGANGLRTVINDYAERANTRLWLKGLLYTATVFTILLGTLVIFTFDPNIR
- the sdhA gene encoding succinate dehydrogenase flavoprotein subunit; its protein translation is MKIHKYDTVIVGAGGAGMRAAIESTKRSRTAVLTKLYPTRSHTGAAQGGMAAALANVEEDNWEWHTFDTVKGGDYLVDQDAAEILAKEAIDSVLDLEKMGLPFNRTPDGTIDQRRFGGHSRNHGEAPVRRSCYAADRTGHMILQTLYQNCVKEGVEFFNEFYVLDQLITEEDGVKKSAGVVAYELATGEIHVFQAKAVIYASGGCGKFFKVTSNAHTLTGDGQAAVYRRGLPLEDMEFFQFHPTGIWRMGILLTEGARGEGGILRNKDGERFMEKYAPVMKDLASRDVVSRSIYTEIREGRGCGPEGDHVYLDLTHLPPEQLDAKLPDITEFARTYLGIEPYTDPIPIQPTAHYAMGGIPTNVEGEVLADNTTVVPGLYAAGEVACVSVHGANRLGTNSLLDINVFGRRAGIAAAEYSQKTATFVELPENPAQLVVDQIERLRTSTGTERVATLRKELQETMDANVMVFRTEQTIKTAVEKIAELRERYKNVSIQDKGKRFNTDLLEAIELGNLLDLAEVMAVSALARKESRGGHYREDYPNRDDVNFMRHTMAYREVGADGTDSVRLDYKPVVQTRYQPMERKY
- a CDS encoding 2-oxo-4-hydroxy-4-carboxy-5-ureidoimidazoline decarboxylase, with protein sequence MTRGSTLPAHRLPHLTGRLPIPAQTRTPPATQVEKFNAAPVEEALDALLSCLHSLCWARRIADHRPYPTVEALLAASDEATYDLTAPDLAEALTAESLPTLPEGTYEAAHTALDAAHAAYEARFGHVFVICLDEVPPKEALDFALESIRSRLTNDPEDERVVAAEELRRLARGRLMSHLRGAGL
- a CDS encoding succinate dehydrogenase iron-sulfur subunit; its protein translation is MATPVLDKVEAESAASPYITVTFRIRRFNPEVSAEAVWEDFQLEIDPKERVLDGLHKIKWELDGTLTFRRSCAHGICGSDAMRINGKNRLACKTLIKDINPEKPITVEAIKGLTVLKDLVVDMEPFFQAYRDVMPFLITKDTNEPTRERLQSAEDRERFDDTTKCILCAACTSSCPVFWNDGQYFGPAAIVNAHRFIFDSRDEAAEQRLEILNDRDGVWRCRTTFNCTDACPRGIEVTKAIAEVKKALITRRF